The genomic window TTGTGAAGACTAACTATTGCAACCCCAAAGTTACTTTAAATTTTGCTTGTATTTcccaaatttgtttgttggttctGTATTTATTATACAGCTAACCACTGTCATTTACTGTAAAGGTAGATGTTATTTCCTTTCACACTTTTGTGGGGTAAAATGTTTACAGCTTTAAGATTTGAAATTATGGCACGTAGTTTTATTTGTCAATATATTGAAGTGCAGCCAATGGGTGTTGAAGTAGAGTTTTtcaattgtgttaattaacaactcCTTATATGTTAGTAATCTGAGGATGAGGATGCTACATGTTGTGGTGAAATAAGTCATACTTGTAGTTACTTATATCAGgtatttctttgttgtgggGACTACAGGAACAGATCAGTAGTCACTGATCATGGCAGACAGGGAGACGAGCGTACTGCAGTAGCTAACACATGGCAGGTTATGCTGTGCTGTGATTGCTCACACATTAGAGTCGTAAAACTGTCCTAATTTTGTGAAGCTGGATTGGTACGGCAAAGCCACATGACCTAAAGCTACTTGTCATGTACCGTATATCTGCAAATACTGCcccatggggcactattttCATAGTTCTAAAAACATTTGGGTGTGACCAACTAACTGGCACTGTGGTGGCTGGTCTGtttacatccaggaccttggagtgtcgcaagttcaagtcacagtgatggcggcGAGCTATgccataatttccttaagcaagaaactaacataATTGCTTGTCCTTACTCAGAAGTatgaatgagtacctggtcagtAACTGGGGTCCtcagcggccatcggctgtgacgtgacatcagccactggcgtcctggtgagacttcgggtgctcacaccacagttggcttcacatgtcggtgctcctgcaattgcctggcctggctccaggagtttgctagcacaggcccagagttccctgagtaacGCACAGGACCTAgagtaacagctgggggcgtgacttctgagaggcagctcttGACATTTATGttaggtttgtgtgtgtgtgtgtgtgtgtgtgtgtgtgtgtgtgtgtgtgtgtgtgtgtgcgtgcgtgtgcatgtggcTAATATTTTCATGTTTCAGATTGTCGGTCTCCAGTGTGTGTGACTAGTTCTAAACCATCTCCACGTGCTGGTCACACACTGACAGCTGTGGATGAGAAAAGAGTCATCTTGTTTGGTGGCTTGGATGGTCAGAAATATTTGGATGATTTGTGGTTATTGGATGTGCAGAAAAAAGTAGTGTGTGGTTgatagtgtttatctgtgttgCAATTGTGGCCACAACCAAGAAGTCTCCACGTTATGTGTACAATATGCTGTAAAGATGAAGAGATTAAGGTGTTACTGATGGGAGGATGGGATGAAAGTGTTATGAAAGACTGTTGGATGATAGATGCGATGAGAGGCAGCATTGAGAAGGTCAGAAGGAAGAGAGAGTGTGGACACACAGTTTGAATTAAATGTTTGGTCATTGACGTGTTGTGTTAGCTTATGATTGATGGTGACGTGTTTGCTCGCTGTGCTCATTCTTTTGGTTGTGTTACACTATCAGATGACACGGTAGCCATCAGTGTATTTGGTGATCGTTTCTCATCTAATTCTGTTATCTCCAGTCCATGTTTCTATCAGTGGAGTGAGTAACTGTTGATTGATATCTACCATGTGTATAATAAActcattttgtgtttagatCCTCATCATCCATCAGTTCTTCATAATGGTTTTCCAGCAGCAGGAGATGCTCTACGTGCTGTTTCTTCTGAGTCAACAAGTGCCTTACTTGCTGGTGAGACAAGTCAAGAGGTGACAGTCACATGTTAAACATGAAAACATGTTGGTTGATGATTTGTGTGAAAGACAAGGCAATTAATGGAACAAATTCGACATCTCACAGAAAGAAATTCACAATTCCAGAGTCGAGTAGACATAGCGAACGATTAAAGGATGAGTGTAATGTGCAGCTGAGTGTGGAaaggtagcctcgtaccagaccctctcgcgccgtcgtgcccggttcccgtataacacgaaaacgccggagagagtctgggatcatactgCCTACTgtttatgctattagatgGTCATCTTAGCTCTTATGTCACAAAGCCTCGGGCTACTAACACGATTAGTGTAAGTgctattctcatgtgtcacacagaAAGTCTCTGGGACGTGGACGCGTTTCTCCCGCGATCGCCAATATATCTCTTACGTTGAACAACCTGCAGCATGTTTTCAGAGGCGTAGAAGACACGGTAAGCTGGGAGGTGGGAACCCTTTGGGTAGGCCGTTACGGAATGGTAGAATCTTTTTATTAGTACCAGAGTGGTAGGTCTCAGACATAGCATAGGGTATTTGATTCGCACAGCTGTGCGCACTCTTCACAAAGCGCGGAATGGCTTCTGAAAGCGCGAATTTTGAACTCGGtctgaaatctgttctttccgACGTATTTGGACACTATAGTTTTCGTGAAGGTCAGCTTGAGGCCTCCAAGGCTATTCTTTCGAACAAGGATGTGTTTGTTCGACTGAAGACTTCGGGCGGCAAATCTTTGTGCTACCTACTGCCTGCCCTTCTCTTGAACGGAGTGTGTGTGATCACAAGCCCGCTGATATCATTGATGCATGATCAGGTAGgtgtagttgcttgaagcagccagtttgctttagttattAGCCTCCTGATGATTCAAGGTCGCCAAACTGGTAAAAAAGGGAGTGTTTGTCACACGAATTGAGTTCTTGTCAgacgagaaactgttgaaagACATTTCTTCCAGCAAGTACAAACTAGTGAGTAGTATTGGACAATCTTTTGGTCAGGCAATGGTGGGTAACAGTGGTTTGTCTAGTTTATACGTCTCCAGAAGCGATCACATCAAGTGTTTGGCGAAACGCATTGTCTAGGCAATTGAAGACAGCAATCTCCTTCATTGCTATTGATGAAGTACATCTGATCGAAGAGTGGGGGTCTACATTTAGAACTTCTTACAAGGAACTAAGTTTTATTCGTTCTTGCCTGCCTACTGTCCCAATTATGGCTCTCTCAGCAAGAGCTCCACTTTTCCTTATTACTTCTGTAACCCAACATCTGAATATGCCTGACTATGTTCTAGTATCTGGATCTCTAAATCGTCCAAACTTATAtttttctttggattcatcCACCTCTATTTCGTCAGTCTTCCACTTGTTAGCTTCTATGTTGTCCTCTGTAAAGTATTCTAAAGATATTCCAAAAACTCTTATATTTTGCAGATCAAAGGATGTTTTGTATAAAGTGTATATTCATCttgtgtacagctgcagtagtaTAACCAGGGGTACAGTGGACAATACCATGCCACAATGACACTTGAGGGGCGATCTCAACACTATGGAGAATTCAAGTGTGGCAAGCAGCGAGTCATGGTAGCTACTAGTGCGTTTGGCCTTGGTgtggacattgatgacatcagtGAAGTTATTCTATTCGGTTTGCCAGACAGTGGATCTGAGCTTGTGCAACTTGCTGGACGTGGAGGGAGAGATCCACTAAGGTTGTGCCTTGTTCGGTTTGTGGCACACTCTCATGACCGTAGGCTGTCAGTGTGCAACAACGAAATTGTGACTCTTGCCTCAAATAAGGTCTGTTTGAGAAGAGTTCTTGTTTATAAGATTTTGCAGTCAGATGAGCCATTACCTGATAGTGATTTGTGTTGTTCGTTCTGCAATGCATCTGATGAGCGATCTCATATTTTTCAGCCAGAGGTGGATTGCACCTTACCACTTCCTCCTATTCCATGCAGATCTGCACCGTTGAGATCACgttgtgttgttgctggtcAGAGAGCTGCTTTGAGGAAAGCACTACTTGAACTTAGAAGGACGGCAGGTGGCACAAGATACAGAATGAGAGGACTAGATGGGGTCTTATCCATGTTAGTGATTGATAAACTAGTAAAAAATGCAATAAGATTCGATCAGAAAATGATGTTAGGTCACTATGAGTTGTAAGGGACTTCAGTTTAGcagtttttaagttaattgagttTCACATTCCTTGCACTATAGCCAATATTAGTAGTGATGGTACAATGAACACTTCAGCTTGTAGACATGTTTTAAGAGAGATTACAAATCACTAGTAACTCACTTTAGGCTATGTTTCTCAATACAAGTAGTTACGATATTATGTACAAGTGTCTATTTCTGTCATAGCTGTATGTCATCAAGAGAATCAATTTCTTCATGGTCTTCAGTGGACTGATTGTCCTCAATTCTCAGGTCTGTCTTACTTAGGAACTTTGCAATCCATTGCTTGGATAAGGCAACTTCATATCCTTTTTTCTCTGGTGTTGTGAAATGTCTGTTAGATGGCAACTTTCTTTTGGGAATCCGACAAGTGACTTGACTGGCCAATAGATTGGATTTCATCATTTGGATGTCTTTTTCAgcacttgtacttgtatgccTTGTATCTACATGAGGAGCATGAACTTCCTGATCGCATAACAGTGCAGCATCATGTAATAGCTGAGATACTAAGCTTATTACTCTTAAATGATGGAGGGTGATACTGCCACCAGAAGATCGTAAAGCTGTTTTGATGAcaagattgtggtgttctACTGCCATGTCTATTGCTTTCCCATGACCAGGTATGCCCAGAAAATTAACAGCTCTGTTGTGAGTTACTATGTAAGCAAGCCTCTTGGAAAAGTCAGCCTTCAGATTGGCTAAGAGATTTGCTGCTTCATTGCTGTAGTTGCttctctttgttgcgaggAAGTACAGTAACCACATTCGCCAATGTTGGATAACTCTTGGGCCATCTTCGTACTTGATGGCTTCCCTCAAATCTTCATAAAGGAGGGCCATGCGCAGAAAAGAACGATGGAAATTATACAGGTTGTCTGCATCAtggtcatcttcatctgttcctATAACTAGCACGTCATTGGCGAATCTCTCTGCTGTTTCGTTTAGCCATGAGTTCGTTATAATGGTTGCATCTTGTACAATCACCAGGATTCTCTTTCGCCCATAGGAGGCGTGCTGAAGGAATATCTGCTACCCTTCTACGCCGAGCTGCACGAATTGCCGTGCAAGTCGCTTCGTCACCGACAACACATTGTTGAACAGTGTCATCTATCGCCAGCATTTTTGAAATTCTTCAAGAATAGTAACATTATTGTCAGTGTAACTTTCATCTATGTCTATCACGGCAATAGGGTGGATaatagattttgttgttggtCGGTCATGGTTGTCgtattgatgtcttgcttTAAGGTGATTGCAGCATTTGAACCTGTGTATGAGTACCTTCTGAACTCTTGTCTGAGCAGATTCGTGAAATgttttgtcgtcatcatcattcgGTAGAATGTCTTCCACAGCTAAATCTCCTCGAGTGCATTGTGgtaattctgttgtgttgtaatcaGGTGGGGTAAGTCTGGCTACTTTGACAGCCAAACGGCTCGTGAAGTTCCATGCCTCTGTATGTCTGGCATGTCTCTCATGGGTGACACGTTTCTCaatatttatgttgtcatagGCAACGATCCAGTCTCCATGTTGAAGCTCTCTGTTCTGCTCTATTGCCTTTGCAGCGTTTTCCACATACCTAAAAGTTTGACGatatgacaagcagacacccATATGGTTAAGAGTAGTAACGACTTGTTTACTAGTTGCCCTGGCAATCAACATCAAACTAACTAGAAGCTGAAAACCGTTGACCTTGTCACTTGCCTTCTTCGCTAGTaagcagactgctgccaagctGTAGATATCTTTTGGTCCTGTAGTGGTGTCAGTTTGGCCTATCGAGGAAAGCAGTGATGTAATTTTGGGAGCGTGTGTAAGTAATTGGCTGTGTAGATTATGTAAACTAAAGTCTGCAGTCAGTGAagatgcatctgctgcatcaaCTGGACCTGTTGACATGATTCCTCCAGCTCTCTGTAGCGCATTCAGCTCTGCGTTAATTTCTGTACCTACTTGATGCCACTGGATAGATTGACTCtcaataattgattgttgcagttcAGCCTCCAAGTCTTGTCCGCGCTTCTTTTCACGTTTGAACTCAGCTTCTAATTGTGTAATTCGTAGTAGATGGTCAGAGGTCGGTGATGTAATATCCTTTGATGACTCTTGTATGCAAGAACGTTTGGCTGGactttcttcatcatcactcTTTCTCCGGATACCGCAGTAAACGTATGAGCGGCAGCCATGAACTCTGGCGCTTTTTCTCTCTACAGTTGATCCAAAGGCAAGGCGCACTAGCTTGCCAACATCCACAGAAGACAGCGTTGCCTTTGCGGCGGCCAACAAGCTACAGTTGACGCTGTTCATTACCACTTTCGTTGGAACTTTATCTGATGAGCTTCCCGACTCATATTGTTcttgtagcctagcacagtcaTAGAGCAGCGCTTAGTGCATGCATAGACTCCAGGCTACTGGTGAtcaaatcacattggaccttacagcttcagataacgtgaatcgaactcaggagatcgctctgtgaatgaattGGTTTCCATGTCGCATAGACGaacgaaaaacaaacaatgaatgtatgcaattctGGGATATCACAGATAGCGTAATGCCTAATTTGCTTTGATAGAAAGGTGTATTGTTACAGCATAATGAACTAATAGCATGAAAGTATTGACGTTGGTGACATGGGGTGACACctagatgacgtggggtgacactaggtgaagaaagtaggcggtatgatcccagaccctctccggcgttgtcgtgttatacgggaaccgggcacgacggcgcgagagggtctggtacgagacTATGGAAAGGTTGGTGAATGAGTGATGGATAGTGATGTGTTATATGAATGGaaacgtacagtacagtttattgttgtttaggAGCGGAAAAGATGAAGCCAGAGCTTTGTGTGaggagaaagacaaacagatagaagaATTGATTGACGAAAGGCGAAGTCTCCAACATGAAGCGGAGAGACTGAAGGAGGAGACGATCATGCAGCAGAGACAGTTGCATTTGAAAAAGAAAGCTGTTGATAGTTTACGCAGGAAAAGAGAcgagagacagagagaaatgAATAGAATGAGAGAAGCGAAAGGAGAGCTAGAACAAAGGGTAGAAGAGATGAATTTATTGCTGAAAAATGCAGAGACAGCAAGTGAAGATGCAGAGAGAAGATTAAGGGAGAACGAGGAGGTGCTGAACATTGCAGCAGAAGACGTACAACTGAGTGATAAGGAAATAGGCAGTGGAGCATTTGGATGTGAGTTGCATATTTTCTGTTCATGTGTGTTTTAAATGAGAAACCAAAAGAAATTGCAAGAAGTTTATGGAAGAAAAGTTGTGtcttgtggtgtgtgtgtgtgtgtgtgtgtgtgtgtgtgtgtgtgcgtgtgtgtgtgtgtgtgtgtgtgtgtgtgtgtgtgtgtgtgtgtgtgtgtgtgtgggtgggtgggtgtgtgtgggtgtgtgtgtgtgtgtgtgtgtgtgtgtgtgtgtgtgtgtgtgtgtgtgtgtgcacgtgtgtttgcatgtgcataTGTGCATGTCTATGTGCATTTACGGTgttatagctcagttggttagagagtcatcctgTAGAGTGAGCACatcagggttgcaagttcaagtcacgatgcacacacacacacacacacacacacacacacacacacacacacacacacacacacacacacacacacacacacacacacacacacacacacacacacacacacacacacacacacactgagtgatggtgagctatggcataatttctttgcgcaagaaactcacacacaattgcttttcTTGACTCATGAGTGCCTTGTTATTGACTGGGGGTAGACAAGACCTCTGGCTTGGCAAAATAACATCTCGCAGCAGACTGGTATGTGTAGGTCTTGCTGTCCAGTTTCAGAGCTGCGCCATGCCAGTGTCCCtggatgctctggccaagctccagatGGGTCGTTAGCTTTGTCCCAGAGACTGTATGTAGTGCAGCAAGGTAAGGGAGCTATTTTCAGAACTGAAGAACTGAACATTTgcccattgtgtgtgtgcgtgcgtgtgtgtgtgtgtgtgcgtgcgtgtgtgtgtgtgtgcgcacgcgcgcataTTTTGCTACTAAAGGAGGTTGTATAGATGTGCAGATTAAATGATGGAGGCTGCAATGTCTTTGTCACATTTTTA from Corticium candelabrum chromosome 12, ooCorCand1.1, whole genome shotgun sequence includes these protein-coding regions:
- the LOC134188236 gene encoding uncharacterized protein LOC134188236, which translates into the protein MNSVNCSLLAAAKATLSSVDVGKLVRLAFGSTVERKSARVHGCRSYVYCGIRRKSDDEESPAKRSCIQESSKDITSPTSDHLLRITQLEAEFKREKKRGQDLEAELQQSIIESQSIQWHQVGTEINAELNALQRAGGIMSTGPVDAADASSLTADFSLHNLHSQLLTHAPKITSLLSSIGQTDTTTGPKDIYSLAAVCLLAKKASDKGN
- the LOC134187845 gene encoding uncharacterized protein LOC134187845 isoform X3, which produces MRKESSCLVAWMCLSVLQLWPQPRSLHVMCTICCKDEEIKVLLMGGWDESVMKDCWMIDAMRGSIEKLMIDGDVFARCAHSFGCVTLSDDTVAISVFGDRFSSNSVISSPCFYQWNPHHPSVLHNGFPAAGDALRAVSSESTSALLAGETSQEVTVTC
- the LOC134187845 gene encoding uncharacterized protein LOC134187845 isoform X2; this translates as MRKESSCLVAWMCLSVLQLWPQPRSLHVMCTICCKDEEIKVLLMGGWDESVMKDCWMIDAMRGSIEKLMIDGDVFARCAHSFGCVTLSDDTVAISVFGDRFSSNSVISSPCFYQWNPHHPSVLHNGFPAAGDALRAVSSESTSALLAGAEKMKPELCVRRKTNR
- the LOC134188235 gene encoding putative ATP-dependent DNA helicase Q1 is translated as MTLEGRSQHYGEFKCGKQRVMVATSAFGLGVDIDDISEVILFGLPDSGSELVQLAGRGGRDPLRLCLVRFVAHSHDRRLSVCNNEIVTLASNKVCLRRVLVYKILQSDEPLPDSDLCCSFCNASDERSHIFQPEVDCTLPLPPIPCRSAPLRSRCVVAGQRAALRKALLELRRTAGGTRYRMRGLDGVLSMLVIDKLVKNAIRFDQKMMLGHYEL
- the LOC134188231 gene encoding uncharacterized protein LOC134188231 encodes the protein MALLYEDLREAIKYEDGPRVIQHWRMWLLYFLATKRSNYSNEAANLLANLKADFSKRLAYIVTHNRAVNFLGIPGHGKAIDMAVEHHNLVIKTALRSSGGSITLHHLRVISLVSQLLHDAALLCDQEVHAPHVDTRHTSTSAEKDIQMMKSNLLASQVTCRIPKRKLPSNRHFTTPEKKGYEVALSKQWIAKFLSKTDLRIEDNQSTEDHEEIDSLDDIQL